The Brassica napus cultivar Da-Ae chromosome C1, Da-Ae, whole genome shotgun sequence DNA segment caataaaatctgaaataaaGAAATTGGAGTTTAGTTTTGTAAAACCAATTCGCCCATATCCAACTAATGGAATGATGgaaattatgaaataaaataaatagaatgaATAATTGCAGACCAAATCATGTGTGGAAACAAGATTTGCATAGGATCAAGACTTTGCATAAATCATGGCAAAGCGAATGGGCTACAAATCATTTTTATATCGAACACCATATCAGAAACAAGATTTGGTCTTTCAAATGATAACTCATTACATTTTAGAATAACACTGAAGATAGGAAAAAACTTGTCATGCAAGTAAACTGAGAATACAAACAGGTCAGATATCATGTTCTAGCAAACCGGTTCCCTTGAATCTCTCTTCCATTAATCCGTCGATTCGAGCTACCATTTCCGGAGTCAAGTAGTTGCTCCAATCTCCAACCTTTCCCTTTCTGAAATATGGCtttttggataaaaattagaaGGAATGTCTTCTCTTCCTTCGGTACcctctctatctttctctccttTGTTGGCTTCAAGATTTTTCAACGTCTCAAAGCTGCAAAGATTCACTACCTCCTCAACAAcccctttcttctcttcttcagctGTGAATCCATAACCCATAAACTCAGCCAATCTCTTCACGTAAGGCAAAGTATCAGCTCTGATTGTCTCATACTTGAGGAACAAAATCTGATCAGGATTCTCTTGGTAAGCGTTCCAATACGACATGACATGATCTAGATAAGGACCGTAGAAAGAAAAACCTCGACAGAACATGTCGAAAGACTCTTCTAGGGTATTGAGAGGGCCACTGTCTGACCTTTCCTTTTGGAAAAAAATCCACATGGACACAAATGTGTCCTTTGGGTCTCTCCAGATGTAAACCATCTTACAACCCGACTTCGAAATTGATTCGGGTAACAATCCATACGGGATATATGAGTCGAGAAAAGAGTGTTCCCATTGTCATTGGCAACATCATCAACTTGAGGGACTAAAGAGAGTTCGCCCTCAATGAACGGAACAAGATCATGAGGGTTGCTTTTTAGGAGAGGGTTTGAGGAATGGCTATAGAGAAAGCTAGAGATTTGAGCCAAGTGGTGCCTGACTTTGGGTAGCTACAAACGAAAAAGTCAATGGGTCGTGCCTGAAAGAAGTCTTGTGCATGAAGCCAACCTTCAAGGAGAGGCTGTACTATCCAGTGACCACCATACTGGATCAGCCTAGTTTGTTGTTTCTTCTGTTGCAACCTATTTCATAAACTCTATGGACGATTACGTGATAGACATCTATTATCTTAAGACTGACGTGGTAGGGGAGCTTATGACGTGGCTAAGGAAAACGGGTGAAGCAAAGCTTCTGATTGTCGCAGAGGGTATGCGGTTACAGAGTTCTAAAGCAGCTCACGAGGAGATACGAAGTATAAGAACCGAGCCAGATGAAGAAAGGAGATTATGCTTTGATGTTGTATGAAGATTGACGCCATGAGATCGGTGACGAAGGTGAAGCTCGCCATGAGAGCTTAGCCGGAGTCAGCTCAAAGCTATTCGTCTATCATCTTGTAATCTCTGTTCTAGCTTGTACTTGGTGTTGGAGTGATCAATAAGAAGAGTCTGAGAGTTAGAGATATCTAAACTCTATCATTACGCCACCCAAATCTCCAGATTAACGTATCCCCTGTCTGTAGAAACAGAGGAACAAAGagactatattttatataaggtCACAATGCCCAAACATAACTCATCACCAACCTGTCTCTTCTACTGCAGATTTTACAGGACTTCCAAAAGCAAAAACCACAAGAGAAACCTTCAAATTtaagaaccaaacaaaaaaacactaaagataaaTTTGACAGACCAAcgaaaactctttttcttttccttttacaaaaacaaaacaaccaatcttttttttctttaactgaTTCGGATTTCTCCACTAGCATGCACTTGCTTCACCGTCTTATCATActcatcttcttcgtcttcttctacTACTTCCTCAGATACTTCCTCTGCGTCTTCTTCTCCTCCCCAACCAAATGCTCCTATAGATCGAGAAACAGGAGGAGGTGTTTTTGCCTCTTCCACAATCTTCATGATCTCTTCAACGCTCTGTAGAGAAAACGTCGGATTCTCTTTCCTATAGTAAGCAGCTTGAGCTATCTCAGTAAGCTCCCGTGGCAGGTTCTTTAGGAACCATGGATGTTTCTTGATTTCAGCTATTGTAATCCTCTGCAAAAGAACAACAAGTTATAATCTCACAAAGGATGGATTAAGCATTTTCGAGAGAGATATGATACCTTGAGTGGATTAGCAACAAATATATGGGAGAGGATATGTTTGCAATCTTGTGAGATATGGACATAGTCAGGGATCTTGTACTGAACAGCCAATATTCTCTGTAACAATGTAGTGCAACAACTAGTGGGTCACATTGTTTCTTAAAGGAAAggctctaaaaaaaaaaaagataaacttaCTTGCATTGTTTTTCTAAAGTTTTTGGGATCCTCTGGGTCTTCAAATGGGTATGCTCCAACAAGCATGACATAAAGAGTCACGCCACATGACCATACATCAGCCATCTGAGtgagaagaaaaatataagaaaaaaccGTTAATGATTTCTGTGAAGATGATTAAAAAAACCACATCTAAACAAAATTTCATAGATCCTTTGCATAGGTCAAGGTAAATATTTGGGATCCATTTTTTTATGCATGGTTCAAAGTAACTATCAATAAAAAACAAGAGTCAGAAAGTGCAAGCAAGGGGTGATGGCAGATGGATTAGATGATAAGCATGGGAAAACATATGGTCCTggataattataaaaacaaatctctCTCGATCCCTTATTAAATGATCGCCCAAATCTACGAAGTCCAGAGCAGATTTATGACAAGATGGGGTTTATATCTACCATAACATGCACGGGTCACAATGTATCAGAATATAATGGATGAGCAAAACTGAAAGACGTACACAACTACAAAGGAAGATGTTCAGACTGTTTTGTCTCTATTAAGGGGCTAAGCACACTTGAATACATAAGATTTACCTTGCCATCATATTCTCTACGAGAAAGAACCTCGGGTGCAATGTATGCTGGAGTTCCAACAGTTGATTTGGGCCTAGAATGCAGAAGTGAGgactacaaaagaagaaaaccaCATCACATGAAAATGACAAGACCCTAGCAAATGGAAggtaaataacaaaaatgagcTTGTTATGACACAAGAACCACTAGCGCACTCAAGTGATGCCGGAGATAATAAGAGATACCTTGGAATAACCAAAATCACAGATCTTCAGACGTGGTGCAGGACTTCCATCCAAGAGAGTATTTTCGAGCTTCAGATCTCTGTGGCATATTTGCTGTGGCAATAAGGAAGACTAATGTGACTACAGGACTGATAAAGAAAAACTTCTGaaagttgaaaagaaaaaaacttcatTACCATAGCATGGCAGTAGCTGACTCCTGATATAAGCTGCTGGAAAAAGTATCTTGCctgagaaaaaagaaaagatgggCACAAACAGCTTGAATGTCATAATCAAAGAAGCTACAACAAATgatctttaaaatatatagatcaCATTTGTTTCCCATGCTCAACCTACATAGTACAGACAgaacttttcctttttttcccaTTTCTTCCTGGTCAATCTATTTTAAGACAATACAGAACTCTCAAATTGATCtcttacttttaatttttaatcaatatctAAAATGGCAAGCTCACCTCATCTTCACTGAATCTTCCAGCGCTGCATATACGCTCAAATAGCTCGCCTCCAGCAGCATATTCCATGACAATAGCTATGTGCGTTGGAGTCAAAACCACCTGTAAAAGCCCAAAAGGTTTAACCCACCACATAGTGCACTTGCGAGAGATGTGAAGATGCACACTTCAGCTGAGACTTTTCAATTTTCAACATAGCTTTAAACAGGCCATCAAAGTGTAGGAAATGCACATACCTCCTTAAACCGGATAATATTGGGATGGCGAAGTGATCTGTGGTTAATAATCTCTCTAGCCACGTTCTCATCGATCTACAtaccccccccaaaaaaaaaaaaaaaaaacagaaaaagattcaatatttgaacttggaagacaaaacaaatataacaaTTCTGAACTAAGCAGATACAAAAGTTAGAATATTCAAAATTGGTATTTTGCCCATCTCTGAAATCACAGCTCAAGAGCtcaggaaaaaaacaaaaaggagaAACCTTAGGGCCACGCTCGATGTACTTCATGGCAACAAGTTCCTTGGAGTCTTTGACCCTCATCAGCCTCGCCACTCCAAAGTTCCCAGAACCTATGTCTTTAACAAGCTCGTACTTCTCCATGTTCAATTTGAGTTCATTCAAAAGCCGTACCTGAAACAATATACGAAACCCGATTCGGAGATTTTCGCAGAAAAGTGGGTGAGTGAGAGATAAATGGATTTGAAAAGCTAAGCGGCGAATGGTCAAGTTGGTTAATGAATCCCTTTTCTGTTCCGCGAAGAATTTTCAAAAGAAGATATGATTAATGATTACACTGATTGATAATCATCGTCTCTCCTCGCGGTGgccttttcttattttatttgattttttaacttaaaatataatctataataattcaaaatgtAGGACCCACAAAATTTCTTTTCTGTCAGTTCAATGTTTCCTTTACTGTGAGACGTGTCGCTTTTTGGGAAaatgattccttttttttttctcgaaacACCGGGCAAAAAGAGGAAAAAGTGCCAAATACGATTAGaataaataacaattaattataattaaaaaaaaatactcaagcTTTTTAAAACGCTTAAAACAATACTCTACCAAAGTTAATCTATTAACAAGATAAAATGAtgtcgttttttaaaaaataagttctTTCTGCGACTTGAACCCACGTCTCGCATACTAACCACGAGACtaaaataactttttgaaatattattacaaattgaaaattatataaactaccaTGCCTCTTCGTCTTATCCAATTAAAACTTTGTTGACGATGGtttcttatttatataaatacattaacaccttttatttatcatatttttaataaacttgtACCTTACTAAGATGAAGAAGTATactagtttatataattttctatttgtaataatatttttaaaagttacttTATTCTAGTAGTTAGCGTGTCCTTTTAAACGGGTATCGAAAAATATGTTTGAATCCCGGAATgaacatattttcttttaaaaaattaaatcaaaacgacgtcgttttatcttgttaacggttaactaacttctgttagagaTCAATGTTGATTTACGCACGTTTTAAGAAATTTGGGTAGTTCTTTTGATTTATAGTTGAGTTAAAGTCGTATTTGGCACTGACTATTTGTTCGGGTTGTATTTGGCACAATTGAAATCGTTGGGGTTGAAATTGACAATTTTTCCGGAGAAAGAATACTAGTTATGTGGGTTATGTCATATTATTACGTCgatactttctttttttctttatcctTTTTTTAGAGACAGATTCTTGTATTTTCTTCCGCTGTAATCATATGTAAACAACTTGTGAAAAACGTTATACGGACACCTCTCTGTTCCCTCTCTAGAATCTTACATAGAGAGGAAGGGAAGAGATGATAAATCgttttttttggtgtaacaACTTCGATCTCGCGATCGATTACATACTTTCGCTAGGCGATTTTCATTTTTCGTTTAGACGATTTTGTGGTGTTATCAAATCTAAATCAGATCCGTTCTTCATGTTCTTATCCTCTTCTGATTtggtttgataaaataaaagttataatcttgcttctttcttcttcacatctCATATTCCGTTTGGTATTGgggtttattttctttttagccGGTTACTCTTGATTTTTGTCTGGCTAGGAATCAATCTCTGCTGCTTGTATTAATGGCAGAGTATCCTAAAAGGGCAAATAATTAAGTTTTTGATTAAAGCTCTTTGCTTTGGTACAAATTTAGATGAGTCGAAGCTTTCCATTATGAATAGGCCATGTTCATTTGCGGGTCGCTTGCGTCAGCGACCAGTCCTAGCGACTAAACGTTGTTCGTTTGGTGGTCGCCGGTTCTGCGACTGATCGCTGCAACCAGACGCCAGCGTTCGGCATTCAAAAATTTCGATCGCTGAAAATTTCAGCGTTGCAATCGAAAACCAgcgatcaaaaaaataaaatagtgtaaaaagacaaaaacacccttgatttattttcaaaatcacaaaacaataCCCTTAACCCTAAATCTCTTTACGTCTTTCTTCGTTACGCCTGTTCATCATCTCTCCTCCTCTACCATCAAAGCTCAAAGGCCAgttaactctctctctctctctctctctctctctctctcgctctctctctctgattctgATTGGAAGTAAATCCTTTTCTTTTCAACTTTCAGGCAGTTCTCTCTCTGATCCTGATTCGAACTCAGGTACAATCGATCTCGACCTTTCACTTGAGAGATTTAGGAGGGTTTATAGCTAGTACTGAAATCAGTGAGATGGGCATGTTTCAAAACGTTGCCTTATTGCTGTACCTGTAAGAAAATTGCATTGTTCTGGGTTTTGggattataatatgttttgataATCTAAGATAGTTGATTTGCAGAGATGAGTTTCGATTTCAATGATTAGAAGTCTTTGATCATGTCTTAATTCATTACTTCATTCACATATCAGATTAATATTGCTTTGGTTGAAACAAATAGATTAATGGCATTACTGTCTGATTCTAAAGAACGTGGTTGGCATGTGGGTTTGTTCTTTCACGTAGCTTAAGAGTTATGtttcagttttgttttcttaatgaCACAGTGTTAATACATGTCTATGATTGGCTTAGAATGTGTTTGTATATTGTTAGCTCTTCACCTTTGATTCACTTACGTTTGTATTATCTTTTCAGGTTTCGACATAAATCACAACAAGATAACAACTAGACAAGAAGAATGGCTAATAATTATTGTAAGTGTCTTATGCAGTTCTAGTTTCTTAGATgttttgtgattgtttttttctgCTAGTTTAGCTTGTTTGTGTATTGATGAGACTTGTTATTTAGAACTGGACCGATGTAGAAGTTCAGTATTTTTTTACTCTTTATGCCGATGAGAAAAGAAAAGGGAACAGACCAAGGAGTGGCATGAATGTAGTTGGAAGGGAGTTCATCATAAAGAAGTTTGAAGAGAAATTTAGTAAGAGATGGATATGGGACAGGTTCAAGAACAAGGTTGATATCAGTAGGAAAGCATACGTCAAGTTTAAGAAACTCACTCATAACAGAACCGGGCTTGTCTATGATGCTATGGGAAGGTTGGAGATGTCTGATGCTTGGTGGGATCAACACATTGCGGTAAGTAACTTTCTCTTAGTTGCTTTAATAATGTCAGTATATTAGCATGAAAGAATACAATCCGTCTTCAAGtatactaactttttttttctcttaaacaGGAATGGCAAGGTGCAAGAAAGTACAAGACCAAAGTGCCTCCAAACATGGATGTTTTTGAAGCAGAGTTTGGTGCTGTTACTGTGACAGGAGCAGAAGGATGGTGTGCTCATCAAGGAGAAGCTAGTTTAGATTCTAGAGTAGATGCAGAAAAGGATGAGGAATCTGATTCAGTTGACACTGATATGCCAGCACCAAGAGAAGAAACAAGTAGAGCTGGATGTTCAAAGTCAAAGAGAAAGCGTAAAGAAATTGATCATGAGCCTTATGCTGTTCGAAATGCAATTCTGgcagaaaaaaataagatagcTGAAAAGATGCTAGAGGTAATGGCAGAGGATCGTGTGGTGTTGCAACAGGATCGCAAATTCCGTGTAGATAAAGTGGTCACCATTTCACATTGCTGCTGTTAACCATCTCAAAGCTGATGAAGGAAACAGACTATCTTTTATGTCTTTTCCTAGTGATGATGATAAGATTAGCTACCTTGAACATATGATTGGAGTTAAGATTTATGAATGATTGTAGTGTCTGTTTAAGTATGACTGTGTAGTAAGCTTGTTTTAAACTCATGGCTTTTGTTtcatttcttttgttatttatatttgaatttatatttcGTTTATTAATATGGTTTTATTTACAagatatgtataaattaaaaataaaaactaagtaactaaaaacgaattaaaaaaaaaaaatataactgtaatcatatttttgtcaaaaactaaataaataatttaaatgtaaaGATCTGGTCGCAAGCGACACTGAAACGAACGACGTAGCGACAATTGCGATCAACCGCACGACATGGAAACGAACAATCCAGCGACAACCGCTGCTATCAACCGCGCGACATGGAAACGAACAACTATCAGCGACATCAAGTCGCAGTCGCTGGTCGCTGACTCTAGTCGCTGACGCTGGCGACCACCAAACGAACATGGCCATACTGTTTCGGCAAAGATCTGTTACTATAACTTCTAAAGCTTTATCTGCAATACACTTCCGGCGAATAGAGAAATGGGTTCTAATACAACCGGCGACCGAAGAAAGAAGTAATCTCAATTGGAGTCGGATATAGGAGAATCGAAGCCTTTTCAGAGAGGTGGACGATGAACGGAAGAAGCGGTTGCTAAGACCGGCGGTGAAACCTCGTTAACGGCCGAGATTGCCTGATTCAAGCAAAGGACACGTAAGAGACATGTGGTCCAAAAGGCTCCGAATGCTGACACGTGGTTGAATGAGTCATTCACCaccgtttctttttttcttttcttttggacttaatttaaaattctctCTTCGGGCTTATGTAAACCGACCCAGTTGTATGTTACCCAATGGGCTTTCAATGAAaacatgttgacaaaaaaaaacgttaTACGGACAGCAATAGAAAAAGGCATATACAGATTAATCTTTATCCGGGCTGTCTGCTTAAAGCGAATAGAAGTTTTTTTTGGACATAAAAAAATTCGATCAATTGTGCACTTACCTAACGATTGAAGTTAGATTAAGGATTTGATTGGTAACACCGGATTGAACGGTGTGAAATAAGCGGATTGGATATTTCGGTGTGGTTTAACTGcgatataaaagaaaaacataccGTGGAACAACCGCGATTCGTCTAAAATAAtcatttcaagaaaaaaaatatgaatggtGACATGTATCATGAACACTATAACTGCAggatgtatataatatatttatattttacacacTAAAAATCAGTAATACTAgtgtaatttaaaattttttttttttttttatttttaaatattttatgggGAATTTGCAaaatatgactcacaacttgattttaaatacaaacCTATAcctaaacttgaatcaaatgcaaaactaacctaaaagccttgtgaaattacagccagccccttgtgaccaaacaaaaaaacagaagccattttcaCGAATATAGCCTCAGTAAGttgtctgagtcgtctgagatggtAGACGTCTTCTAGATGACTTccaagtaagtcttctggtgtagctgatcttaaaaataatttataaaatttttaaaaaatattttgacaagcgaaaaattaaaatcatgtaattataaacagttttaagtgatataaattaaaatataacaaaattgaattgttttcaacatagatgagtgtaggtagtgaatcatggtattctttggtctagggtttggcaacatatgttgtagtattgtatgtattcttagggttagattttggaaagcttaaatgtttttttttgaaaaattaattttttacctgtaagtgtttatttttgtgtatagtaaacacttttgaagtttaatttgattttatgaagtgtttagttagttacttaagtttaggggttatgtttagggtctagacgacttctatggaagtcgtctggtgaatAATTTTAGATGGACGACTTACAGGGAAGTCGTCCATACCGGACCGAACCCTTttttttaccaatgtacttttaaacctaaccggatcatttaccggacatataaataccatttttttactttttcacaACTTTCCAAAACCCTAGCACCGTTTCTCTCCAGATGCGATTACGAAGGCGATTACGCTCTGATTTCTCACCGCCGGTAATCTCTCGTATTCCGTCGTTCTCACCGCCAGTAATCTCTCCTCTTACGACAAATCTTGTTTCTCCTTCATGGCGTAGAGTATTTAGTAGTTTAAACTGACTATCCGCTTCCTTTGTTCAGATCTGAAATCGCGTCTCATtgaactccgccgccggtaagTTATTTCTCTTGTCTTAAGGCGTTTAGCCGCcgtaaaaccctaaaaattgtAGTTTTGATTCTTCTTTTCCCGTCGATTTTTGCAGATCTGTAACCGCTGGTGTCGTTGGAGACCATATCTTCTCCGACTGTAAGTCATCCATCTTTtaaagaaacagttttttttgtatttattcagaaagactactcagacgacttcctggaagtcttccatAGTGTAAGACTtcgtagaagacttcctggaagtcttctagagTGTAAGACtttgtagaagacttcttggaagtcttccagacgactaaagtCTTTGTTGGAAGTCTTCCAGAGTGTAAGACtttgtagaagacttcttggaagtcgtctcaGTAGTCTTCTCACTAAAAATTACATGCAAGTCTTCCAGTATTTGTATTTAGAATAGTGCACTTGTTATGTGATTGAGATGCttgtttttgattgttttgcaggaCGGAAAATGGATTTACCAGCACTCCCGCAGAGGATGtatacattaggggaagagccccCTGCACTGAAGAGCATTTCTTATCACACTGATGACTTGAAGCTATTTACTGCACTAAGGCGAGCTCTAAACGCTGACGAATATGAGGAGCTGAAGGAGTTGAAGTTGGTAGtgttcatcaagttcaaggagctgaattttggttgggcttcaaggctggttcattATATGCTCAGTTTCCAGCTTAACatcaagaagaagtatgagctaTGGAGTCTTGTTGGTCCACAACcggtgaggttttcactgttggAGTTTGAACACCTCACTGGTCTGAACTGCAATTACATCAAGGACCTGGAAACTACTGAACATATAAAAGCAGCATTTGGGAGATGCTAGGAGTGGTCTCGGGAAGATCGCATGCGGCTCGGATACCTTGCCATCTTCattggattcattgaagggagaaagtactCAACCGCTACACGAGCTAGTcttgcaaggctagtgatggatatAGAAAGATTTGAGAATTATCCTTGGGGGAGAgtggcgtttaaggtgctgatgtaGTCTTTAAAGGGTGTAAATTTGGAATCAAATTCATACACTGTTGATGGGTTTGATCAAGTTCTCCAGGTGTGGGCGTACTTTGCTCTGCCAGAATTTGGTGCTAATTTTGGGCATCCCCTACCAAACAGACCGTCTCCGATGTTGCTGGCTTACAATGGTGGTAAAGGACGCAGATTTTTTAAAGAGGCCATTAGCAGACAAGTATTTAAACTTCACAAAAAACTTTAAAGTAAGTCGTTTGGTAAGTCTTCCAGAGAAGACCTCGCAGAAGACTTAAAGTTATGTCGTCTGGgcgacttaactttaagtcttCTGTGAAGTCTTCTGTggaagacttaccagacgacttattttaaAGTCTTCTATGAAGTCTTTTCTGGATGATTTCAGTCTTTGTTATCTGAGttgatatcttttatttttgcagACTAGAGTGATCAACTTCGTCCACAAGGACTATGCTGAGATGTTTCCACGATGGGATTTTGATGTAGAGGACCCGTCCGCGGAGAACATAATTATAGTCATGTTTAATGCGAAAGCTAattggaagtggaccatggattgctgggaagtcaccggtACTAACCCGAGAGTGAAGAAGGAAGTGAGTGCAGCGGAGACAGAGAGTGGTGTGAAGGAAGAAAGTGCAACATCTCGGAAGAAAGCTCATAAAGAGGTTCGTAGAAAGGCTTCTGTTGAGGCTACTAAAATGCCTTCTGCTGAGGTGCGTGCAGAGGCTTCTACGTCTGTTGGTGGGATGACCAAGGATCAGATTGAAAAAAGCTTTAGGGACATAGCTGATGTCATGAGGGATGGGTTTGGGATGTGCCtgaaggagatcaagttgctgGGGGATAGGATGGAAGCTATGGAGAAGAAGGTGGGAATCACCAAAAAAGGGACTGCATCTAATGAACATCAAATCACAACTTCAAATCTGGAAAAGCGTGGGCACGAACCCGGAGTTAGTACCAAAACCTCTCCCAAAATCACAGAGAAGAGATTGACCAGGGAAAGTGTTAGGAATAAGGAATGATGTGCTTTGTTTGGATGAATCATTGTATGTCGGAACATTGTTTCTAGTGTGCTTGGATCATTGCTTATGTATGAATTTTGTTTGATGTGTGAATTGGAgatttggttaatattttataaacacattTTGTACATCGAaattgcagagtgaaagtgtgAATGAGGCGAAAGCAGGACAGAATGACCCCCAAGAACCGAGTTCCTCGAAGGACCTGAGTCTTGTGATAGCAAATGAGCCCGAGGAGAAACCTCCAGAATAGAGTGGTGAACCTAGCGTTCTTGTATTGGACAAAGGAGTACCCACTGATTCAGATTTACAGAAGGAGGAAACTAGAAGGCAGAGAAAGAAGGATGCTGCTATGGTACATGTCCGTGGAAAGAGTGAGCGAGCAAGGAAACTTGCTGCCTCACAGCAAACTCCTTTTAAGGGAAACAACACTGCCAAagtgatcattccaaacaaaagGGTTGGCCAAGGCTATGATCCTTTTGCACCCTTTGACAAGAAGAT contains these protein-coding regions:
- the LOC106430398 gene encoding serine/threonine-protein kinase SRK2A; this encodes MEKYELVKDIGSGNFGVARLMRVKDSKELVAMKYIERGPKIDENVAREIINHRSLRHPNIIRFKEVVLTPTHIAIVMEYAAGGELFERICSAGRFSEDEARYFFQQLISGVSYCHAMQICHRDLKLENTLLDGSPAPRLKICDFGYSKSSLLHSRPKSTVGTPAYIAPEVLSRREYDGKMADVWSCGVTLYVMLVGAYPFEDPEDPKNFRKTMQRILAVQYKIPDYVHISQDCKHILSHIFVANPLKRITIAEIKKHPWFLKNLPRELTEIAQAAYYRKENPTFSLQSVEEIMKIVEEAKTPPPVSRSIGAFGWGGEEDAEEVSEEVVEEDEEDEYDKTVKQVHASGEIRIS
- the LOC106430376 gene encoding uncharacterized protein LOC106430376 yields the protein MNVVGREFIIKKFEEKFSKRWIWDRFKNKVDISRKAYVKFKKLTHNRTGLVYDAMGRLEMSDAWWDQHIAEWQGARKYKTKVPPNMDVFEAEFGAVTVTGAEGWCAHQGEASLDSRVDAEKDEESDSVDTDMPAPREETSRAGCSKSKRKRKEIDHEPYAVRNAILAEKNKIAEKMLEVMAEDRVVLQQDRKFRVDKVVTISHCCC
- the LOC106430378 gene encoding uncharacterized protein LOC106430378 → MRLGYLAIFIGFIEGRKYSTATRASLARLVMDIERFENYPWGRVAFKVWAYFALPEFGANFGHPLPNRPSPMLLAYNGGKGRRFFKEAISRQTRVINFVHKDYAEMFPRWDFDVEDPSAENIIIVMFNAKANWKWTMDCWEVTGTNPRVKKEVSAAETESGVKEESATSRKKAHKEVRRKASVEATKMPSAEVRAEASTSVGGMTKDQIEKSFRDIADVMRDGFGMCLKEIKLLGDRMEAMEKKVGITKKGTASNEHQITTSNLEKRGHEPGVSTKTSPKITEKRLTRESSESVNEAKAGQNDPQEPRVPTDSDLQKEETRRQRKKDAAMVHVRGKSERARKLAASQQTPFKGNNTAKVIIPNKRVGQGYDPFAPFDKKMSKLLTDWVKLDP